AAGGCCGCACGGTTTACAGCTTCTGCATGTGCCCCGGCGGCACCGTTGTCGCCGCGACCAGCGAGCCGGGCCGTGTCGTGACCAATGGCATGAGCCAGTATTCCCGCGCCGAGCGGAACGCCAATGCCGCCATCGTCTGCAGCGTCACGCCGGAGGATTATCCCGGCGGCATCCTCTCCGGCATCGGTTTCCAGCGGGAGTTGGAGGAACGCGCCTTCCGGGCCGGTGGTGGCGGCTACCGTGCCCCGGCCCAGACCGTGGGGGATTTCCTGGCTGGCCGTCCCTCCACCACGCTGGGGGATGTGGTGCCCTCCTACAAGCCGGGCGTCACGCCCACCGACCTCGCGCCCTGCCTGCCGGATTTCGCCATCGCCGCCATTCGCGAGGCCTTGCCGGCCTTCGACCGGCAGATCCGTGGCTTCGCCCGTCCGGATGCGGTGATGACGGGGGTGGAGACCCGCACCTCCTCGCCCATCCGGGTGAAGCGTCGGCCCGACGGGCACAGCCTGAATACCCTCGGCCTTTTCCCGGCCGGCGAAGGGGCTGGTTACGCGGGCGGCATCCTCTCCGCCGGGGTGGACGGCATCAAGACGGCCGAGGCGGTGGCGCGCAGCCTGCTCGACTTGCCCGCCGAGATCGAACGCATGGGGTGAGAAAAGGTTATTTCTTGAGAAGCATTCCGCCCCAATCTAAACAAATTGCGAGCATAGCTTTTTGATGCCGGAATGAATGGGCCGGGGGGCCCGTCCAAGGGGGATTGAGCGGCGTGAGCTTTAGCTTTCCTGGGCTTCCCGACGGCCTCGCGCCGCGGCCGGTGCTGCGCGCCAGCACTCGAACCAGCGTGATCTGCGGCGGCATCGTGCTGGCCGCCCTGGCGTTGGTACTCTTCACCCTACTGCGCGCGCCGATGAAGGACGACATCGCCTGGCTGCTCTGGGTGGCCCGGCAATGGCTGAAGGGCCAGCGCCTCTATATCGACGTGGTGGAGGTCAATCCGCCGCTGATCGTCTGGATCAGCGCCATTCCCGTGCTGATCGGGGACGCCATCGGTGTCTCCGCCAAGACGGTGGCGGTGGTGCTCTTCGCCGCCTCGGCCCTCTGGTCCTCCTGGCTCTCGGCCCGGCTGCTGCACGGGGTGGCGCCGGCATTAGCCTGCCCGCCCGTGACCTTCGCCACCGTCGCCTGCGTGCTGATGCTGATGCCCGGCGTGGAATTCGGACAGCGGGAGCATCTGCTGACCATCGCCGTCCTGCCGCATCTCTGCATCCTGCTGCGCGGGCTGGAGGGACAGCGGACGGGAAAGCGGCTGGTGCTCGGCGGCGCGGCAATGGCGGGGCTCGGCATCTCCCTGAAGCCGCGCTACCTGCTCTGCCTCGCGGCGGTGGAACTGGCTGGCTGGCTGCGGCGCGGCTTCCGGTTGCGGCTGGCGCCGGTGGTCGCCTTCGGCGTGGCGGGGCTCTATGCCCTCTCCATCCTGGTCTTCTATCCCAGCTTCATTGACCGCGCGGTGCCGCTGGCCGTCACCCTCTATGGCGGCACCGATACCAGCCTGCCGCAACTCATGCTGGAATCCTGGCGCCTGCTGGCAGGGCTGGGCGTGACGGCGCTGCTGACCTTCACCCTGCCCAGGGAATCCGCCGGGCGGACGGTGATGGCGGTGCTGACCGGCTTCGCCGCAGCCGCCACCATCGCCATGTTCCTGGACGGCAAGAACTGGTTCTACCACCGCATCCCCGGCAGCACGGCGGTGGTGCTGGCGCTGCTCTACTGGTGCGCCGAGGCCGCGCTGGCCCGGCGCCGGCGGGGCGCTTCCGCCGGGCTGCGCGGCAAGGCGCTGATGCTGCTGGCGCTCATGCCCCTGGCCCTGCAGGCCGACAAGCTGGGCACGCGGCTGCATGACCACTTGGTGCTGGCGGTGGAGCCCGAGCAATCGACCGAGGTGAAGCTGGAGCGGCTGATCAAGCGGGAGAAGGTGCGGACCTATGTCGCCTTCTCCGAATGGATCGGCCTGGGCTTCCCGGTGGTGGACGATACCGGTGTCACCTGGGCAAGCCGCTTCGATTCCATGTGGGCATTACGGGGCGAGCTGTGGCGCGCCCGAATGGACGGCAAGCCGCCGGCGGAATGGCCGATGCGCCTCTGGGTGGCGCAGGACTTCATCCGTGGCTGCCCCGACCTTGTCGTCGTGGACCGCCGCCGGGGCGCCGAGGACATCAACTACCCCAGCGTGCTGGCCCAGGCCGATGCCGAATTCGCCGAGGTCTGGGCCCGCTACCAGCAGATCGCCACGCTGGACGGGCTGCAGGTCTTCAAGCGCGACGGCGAGGGCTGTGCCACCTCGCCGCCCGTCGAGAACAACGAGTAGTCAGACGCCCGCGTCGTCCAGGTGTAGTATGGCGCGCGCCACGGCCTGGGCGCGCGGCACCATGGTGGCGACTTCCATGTATTCCTCCGGGCTATGCGCCTTGCCGCCCACCGGACCCACGGCGCAGAGCGTCGGCGCGCCGACCAGCGCGGTGAAGCCGCTGTCGGCGCAGCCGCCGGCGAATTCGCCCGCGGTCTCGAAGCTCGCCACGTCCTTGTAGAGCTTGAAGACGGCGTCGGTGCCGGGGTTCTGCTTCAGCGGCACGAATTCGCCGCGGATGGTCAGGGTCGCGCTGGTGCCGGGCACGTAGCTCTTGCCGGCGATGGCGTGGATGGCGCCCATCACCTCATCCCGGTCGGCCGGGTCCACGTAGCGCATGTCGATCTGCGCCTGGGCCCAGGGGGCCACCGTGTTCACGCTCTGCCCGCCGCTGACCAGCCCGACATTGACGGTGATGCCGCGGCTGAGGTCCGTCAGCGCATGCAGCGCCTGCACCTTGCGGGCCAGTTCCTCGATGGCGCTGATGCCGGCCTCGAAATTGGCGCCCGAGTGCGCCGCCTTGCCGGTGATGTCGATGACGGAGAAGACGCCGCCCTTGCGTCCCGTCACCACGTTGCCGCTGGGCCGCCCCGGCTCGGAATTGAAGACGACGCGGGCAGCGCGGGCCTCGGCCTCGATCACCGGCCGGCCCTCGGGGGAGCCGATTTCCTCATCGCCCGTGAAAAGCCCGACCACGGGGCCCGGCGCGCCGCCGAACTTCCTGAAGGCGGCCAGGACGAACATGTTCATCACGATGCCGGCCTTCATGTCGCAGACGCCGGGGCCGTAGGCGAGGCCATTCTCGACGCGGAAGGGCCGGCGCTCCGGCTCGCCCTTCGGGAAGACGGTGTCGCGGTGGCCCATCAGCACGATGTTGCGGCGCTCATTGCCGGTGCCGGTGCCTTCGCCTTCCACCACGGCGCGCAGGCAGTCGCCGTGCTTCTTCTGGGGCAGGACTTCCACCGCCACGTCATGCCGCGCCAGGAAGGCCCGCACGCGCTCGCCCACGGCATCGACGCCGGCCTTGTCGTAGCTGCCGCCGTCGATGTTCACCATCGCCTCCAGCTCGGCCAGCATGGCGTCCTGCTGGGTCGCCAGCCATTCGGTGATGCGGGTCTCGGGCGTGGTCATGCCGTGTCTCCTGAGGATATCCGCTGGCAAAGTGGCGGAAAGCAGGGCCGCCGGAAAGGGGGCGGCCCTGGCCCGGTTCCTGCTTCCCTCCCTGGGGCTGATCGCCGCCTGTCCGCATGCCGTTGCCAAACCAGAGTATTCCATGCTCGGAATTGCACGGCCCGGGCGCGTCGGCGCGGGCAGTCTGCCCATTCGCGCGGCGCCGGGCCGGGTGGATGGGGCTTCTCCCCTCGGCCATCTGTCAGTACCGGGAAGCTGGATATGAAGAAAACGACTCTTGTGGCGCTGGTGCTTGGCGCCGGGCTTCTCTCCGCGACGGCCCAGGCCCAGAACCTGCGCATCGGCCTGCGGGAGGATCCGGATGTCCTGGACCCCACGCTGGCGCGCACCTTCGTCGGCCGCATCGTCTTTGCCAGCCTCTGCGACAAGCTCTTCGACATCGACGACAAGCTGCGGATCGTGCCCCAGCTGGCCACCGGCTATAGCTGGGAGGATCCGAAGACGCTACGGATCACGCTCCGCGACGGCGTGATCTTCCACGACGGCGAGAAGATGGACGCCGAGGCGGTGAAGTATACGCTGAACCGGCACCTGACCCTCTCCGGCAGCTTCCGCCGCGGCGAGATCGGCACGCTGGAGCGTATCGAGGTGGTGGACCCGCTGACGCTGCGCCTGCACCTGTCGGCACCTTCCGCGCCCTTCCTCTCCCAGCTGACCGACCGTGCCGGCATGATCGTCAGCCCCAAGGCGGCGGAGGCGGCGGGCAAGGATTTCGGCCTCAGGCCCGTCTGCGCCGGCCCCTTCCGGCTGGCGGAGCGCGTGGCGCAGGACCGGATCGTGGTGGAGAAGTTCCCGCAATACTGGGATGCCGGCCGCATCCACATCAACCGCATCACCTACCTGCCAATCCCCGACAGTTCCGTGCGGCTGGCCAATTTGCAATCGGGGTCCCTCGATGTCGTGGAGATCGCGCCGAGCGACTTCAACAGCATCAAGAACAACCGCAACATCAAGACCATCCTGCGGGACGACCTGGGCTACCAGAGCATCGTCTACAACATCGGCAATGGCGCTCGCGCCAAGACGCCCATCGGCAGCGACCCGCGCATCCGCAAGGCCTTCGAGCTGGCGATCGACCGCGAGGCGCTGAACCAGGTGGTCTTCGAGGGGCTGATGACGCCGACGGCCCAGCCCGTGCCCCCCGCCAGCCCCTTCCATGACACCGAGTTCAAGCCGGAGCCGCGCAACGTGGCGCGTGCCCAGGCCCTGCTGAAGGAAGCCGGCGTCACCCTGCCGTTGCAGGTGGAGATGACCGTGCCGACCAACCCCGAGCTGCGCCAGGCGGCCGAGGTGATCCAGGCCATGCTGAAGGAGGCCGGGATCGAGCTGAGGATCGCCACCCAGGAATTCGCTTCCTCCCTGCAGGCGGCGCAGCGGGGCGATTTCGAGACCTATCTCTCCGCCTGGTCCGGCCGCCCCGATCCGGACGGCAATGTCTGGACCTTCATGCATACCAAGGGCGGCAACAATGACGGCCGCTACAGCAGCCCCGAGGTGGACAAGCTGCTGGACGACGCCCGCGCCGAGAATGACGAGGAGAAG
This genomic window from Roseomonas marmotae contains:
- a CDS encoding M20 family metallopeptidase encodes the protein MTTPETRITEWLATQQDAMLAELEAMVNIDGGSYDKAGVDAVGERVRAFLARHDVAVEVLPQKKHGDCLRAVVEGEGTGTGNERRNIVLMGHRDTVFPKGEPERRPFRVENGLAYGPGVCDMKAGIVMNMFVLAAFRKFGGAPGPVVGLFTGDEEIGSPEGRPVIEAEARAARVVFNSEPGRPSGNVVTGRKGGVFSVIDITGKAAHSGANFEAGISAIEELARKVQALHALTDLSRGITVNVGLVSGGQSVNTVAPWAQAQIDMRYVDPADRDEVMGAIHAIAGKSYVPGTSATLTIRGEFVPLKQNPGTDAVFKLYKDVASFETAGEFAGGCADSGFTALVGAPTLCAVGPVGGKAHSPEEYMEVATMVPRAQAVARAILHLDDAGV
- a CDS encoding ABC transporter substrate-binding protein, which encodes MKKTTLVALVLGAGLLSATAQAQNLRIGLREDPDVLDPTLARTFVGRIVFASLCDKLFDIDDKLRIVPQLATGYSWEDPKTLRITLRDGVIFHDGEKMDAEAVKYTLNRHLTLSGSFRRGEIGTLERIEVVDPLTLRLHLSAPSAPFLSQLTDRAGMIVSPKAAEAAGKDFGLRPVCAGPFRLAERVAQDRIVVEKFPQYWDAGRIHINRITYLPIPDSSVRLANLQSGSLDVVEIAPSDFNSIKNNRNIKTILRDDLGYQSIVYNIGNGARAKTPIGSDPRIRKAFELAIDREALNQVVFEGLMTPTAQPVPPASPFHDTEFKPEPRNVARAQALLKEAGVTLPLQVEMTVPTNPELRQAAEVIQAMLKEAGIELRIATQEFASSLQAAQRGDFETYLSAWSGRPDPDGNVWTFMHTKGGNNDGRYSSPEVDKLLDDARAENDEEKRRAIYSQIYQVALKQDHMRTYLWHRKIIQAYNAKLQGFALLPDGIIRPQDMKLN